A region from the Myxococcota bacterium genome encodes:
- the rplE gene encoding 50S ribosomal protein L5 (part of 50S and 5S/L5/L18/L25 subcomplex; contacts 5S rRNA and P site tRNA; forms a bridge to the 30S subunit in the ribosome by binding to S13), translating to FPEVDYDKVEKIRGLNVSIVTSATTDEEGLALLTGLGMPFRT from the coding sequence CTTCCCCGAGGTCGACTACGACAAGGTCGAGAAGATCCGGGGCTTGAACGTTTCGATCGTGACCAGCGCCACGACCGACGAGGAGGGCCTCGCGCTCCTCACCGGTCTGGGCATGCCGTTCAGGACGTGA